A region of Bradyrhizobium sp. SZCCHNS1050 DNA encodes the following proteins:
- a CDS encoding LysR family transcriptional regulator, with the protein MKWRIEDIPVFHAVVATGGMTGASRSLGMPKSSVSKSVARLEQDLGIRLFDRNSRRVRVTREGELFFQQCQKILDQVSEADAVMTGLVGVPSGRLSVALPPAFCEEILAPQLAEFHRRYPRIELDVEATTRAIDMLADRFDIAVVVGVQENSELAQKVLIGGRLIWVTSPAYLAAHDIGEDVRALERHLMICERRYGDRTLMIKQHGHLVRFDVGAHVARINNPLAVRRAVAHGAGISFLPEHYCVELLGEGRLVEIGRGVAFDTRAAQLTAIFPSRKLISSRARAFLDFLEEICAASAHTLIGQT; encoded by the coding sequence ATGAAATGGCGGATCGAGGACATTCCTGTTTTCCATGCGGTGGTGGCGACCGGCGGCATGACCGGCGCCTCGCGGTCCCTGGGCATGCCGAAATCCTCGGTCAGCAAATCGGTCGCCCGGCTTGAGCAGGATCTCGGCATCCGGCTGTTCGACCGCAACTCGCGGCGCGTCCGGGTGACCCGCGAGGGCGAGCTGTTCTTCCAGCAATGTCAGAAGATCCTGGATCAGGTCTCGGAGGCCGACGCGGTCATGACCGGGCTGGTCGGCGTGCCCAGCGGCCGGCTCTCGGTGGCGCTGCCGCCGGCGTTCTGCGAGGAGATCCTGGCGCCGCAGCTCGCCGAATTCCACCGCCGCTATCCGCGCATCGAGCTCGATGTCGAGGCAACCACGCGCGCGATCGACATGCTGGCCGACCGCTTCGACATCGCGGTCGTGGTCGGCGTGCAGGAGAATTCCGAGCTGGCGCAGAAGGTGCTGATCGGCGGCCGCCTGATCTGGGTGACCAGCCCCGCCTATCTCGCCGCGCACGACATCGGCGAGGACGTCCGCGCGCTGGAGCGCCATCTCATGATCTGCGAGCGGCGCTATGGCGATCGCACCCTGATGATCAAGCAGCACGGCCATCTCGTCCGCTTCGACGTCGGTGCGCATGTCGCCCGCATCAACAATCCGCTGGCGGTGCGCCGGGCCGTCGCCCACGGCGCCGGCATTTCCTTTCTGCCGGAGCACTATTGCGTCGAGTTGCTCGGCGAGGGCCGGCTGGTCGAGATCGGCAGGGGGGTCGCGTTCGACACCCGCGCCGCCCAGCTGACCGCGATCTTTCCGAGCCGCAAGCTGATCTCCTCGCGCGCCCGCGCCTTCCTCGACTTCCTCGAGGAGATCTGCGCCGCGTCCGCGCACACCCTGATCGGTCAGACCTGA
- a CDS encoding PcfJ domain-containing protein, whose translation MAQSLMARRREAERARVEAYQLTLRRAVRPTRSPPDLHNAIREARRGFEADIIRDPEGWKPQLKTRDAARLRLAAARHLFGRYSVAQHLELIWIDDGGLGRDETILRKRWYIAVAGGGSLYKAGASAWLSRKEVHAFLHPLGQVGFDEAIWQAIARSYTSDPAIVLRIARSRIARTPRGEIAFWREAAQFFCAHPTTGEEIDDLCDYIAHRRRRQRQFSLKGRSLAALRRLMNAWHRDLAVIARIEAARRRAEIARGRMAARTAEPAHWPGAALTDWSWSPSKGSATRDAYVIMQLRTAEDLVAESRAMHHCVASYADKCIAGHASIWSLRYRHAGKTQRLLTIELNPRHRAVQIRGFANRVANADERKVLERWAKARGIELPQT comes from the coding sequence ATGGCACAGTCATTGATGGCGCGCCGGCGGGAGGCCGAGCGCGCGCGGGTTGAAGCCTATCAGCTGACGCTGCGCCGCGCGGTGCGGCCGACGCGTTCGCCGCCGGATCTGCACAATGCGATCCGCGAGGCGCGGCGCGGCTTCGAGGCTGACATCATTCGCGATCCAGAAGGCTGGAAGCCCCAGTTGAAGACGCGCGACGCCGCGCGGCTGCGGCTGGCGGCTGCGCGTCATCTGTTTGGCCGCTATTCGGTGGCCCAGCACCTGGAGCTGATCTGGATCGATGACGGCGGGCTCGGCCGCGACGAGACGATCCTGCGCAAGCGCTGGTACATCGCGGTCGCCGGCGGCGGCTCGCTGTACAAGGCAGGCGCCTCGGCTTGGCTGTCGCGCAAGGAGGTTCACGCCTTTCTCCATCCGCTCGGGCAGGTCGGCTTCGACGAGGCGATATGGCAGGCGATCGCGCGGTCCTACACGAGCGATCCGGCGATCGTGTTGCGGATCGCCCGGTCCAGGATTGCGCGGACGCCGCGCGGCGAGATCGCGTTCTGGCGCGAGGCGGCGCAGTTCTTCTGCGCACATCCGACGACGGGCGAGGAGATCGACGATCTCTGCGACTACATCGCGCATCGTCGCCGGCGCCAGCGCCAGTTCAGCCTCAAGGGCCGCTCGCTGGCCGCGCTGCGCCGGCTGATGAACGCATGGCATCGTGATCTCGCGGTGATCGCGCGCATCGAGGCGGCGCGCCGGCGGGCCGAGATCGCCCGTGGCCGCATGGCGGCACGGACCGCGGAGCCAGCGCATTGGCCGGGGGCCGCGCTGACGGACTGGTCATGGAGCCCGTCGAAGGGCTCGGCCACGCGCGACGCGTATGTCATCATGCAGTTGCGGACCGCCGAGGATCTCGTCGCGGAGTCCAGGGCGATGCATCACTGTGTCGCGAGCTACGCGGACAAGTGCATTGCCGGCCACGCCTCGATCTGGTCGCTGCGCTATCGTCACGCCGGCAAGACGCAGCGGCTGCTGACGATCGAGCTCAACCCGCGGCACCGCGCGGTTCAGATCCGCGGCTTCGCCAACCGCGTCGCTAACGCGGACGAGCGCAAGGTCCTGGAGCGCTGGGCCAAGGCGCGCGGGATCGAGCTGCCGCAGACATGA
- a CDS encoding signal transduction histidine kinase, with protein MSLSQFRVDEQPHTMDGLRLLAQDGAVGVEAFVSRKVMDIWAESIEHTGGRQSLFRVQYNALGQLNLAAIERIVSRKYRRGAASNRQHPFIEVLFSDIADSGETLNLSELVREPLPPSFHRLA; from the coding sequence ATGTCGCTGAGCCAATTTCGCGTCGATGAGCAGCCGCATACGATGGACGGATTGCGCCTGCTCGCCCAAGATGGCGCCGTCGGCGTCGAGGCCTTCGTCAGCCGCAAGGTGATGGACATCTGGGCCGAGTCGATCGAGCACACGGGCGGCCGGCAGAGCCTGTTTCGTGTCCAATACAATGCGCTGGGACAATTGAACCTTGCTGCGATCGAGCGGATCGTGAGCAGGAAATATCGGCGCGGCGCCGCATCCAACCGGCAGCATCCCTTCATCGAGGTGCTGTTCTCGGATATCGCCGACAGCGGTGAAACGCTCAATCTGAGCGAGCTGGTGCGAGAGCCATTGCCGCCGTCATTCCATCGGCTTGCGTGA
- a CDS encoding gallate dioxygenase, translated as MARIIGGIGASHSPTIGFARDTNKQNDPAWKPIFDGFAVVRDWVKQKDIDVLFMIYNDHITSFFFDHYSAFALGIDDRYVAADEGGGPRNVPPAKGHLGLSQHIAMAMMADEFDMSFFQGKPVDHGLLSPLSMMGDASGAWPGMVVPLQVGVLQLPIPNAKRMWKLGKTLRKAIESYPEDLKVAIFATGGLSHQVHGERAGFLNEDWDNEFLDLLEKDPERLTAMRIADYAIKGGMEGAEVIMWLIMRGALSENVKLVHRQTYAPSVTNIATLVFDDLGGAPDPREVAAYRAHIGHELAGAETLAGTYPFTHGRSQANFRINDFLHRLVIPAHRARFLAEFDALADEHGLTDEERDLIRNRRWIEMIRRGVSFFVLEKMAAVIGVSNPEVYAAFRGETLEAFLKTRKVPMRYSVAGGAKAAAIDGH; from the coding sequence ATGGCCCGGATCATCGGCGGCATCGGCGCATCGCACTCGCCCACCATCGGCTTCGCACGCGACACCAATAAGCAGAACGACCCGGCCTGGAAGCCGATCTTCGACGGCTTCGCGGTCGTGCGCGACTGGGTGAAGCAGAAGGACATCGACGTCCTGTTCATGATCTACAATGATCACATCACCTCGTTCTTCTTCGATCACTACTCCGCCTTCGCGCTCGGCATTGACGACCGCTATGTCGCCGCCGACGAAGGCGGCGGACCGCGCAACGTGCCGCCGGCGAAGGGCCATCTCGGCCTGTCGCAGCACATCGCGATGGCGATGATGGCGGACGAGTTCGACATGTCGTTCTTCCAGGGCAAGCCGGTCGATCACGGCCTGCTGTCGCCGCTGTCGATGATGGGCGATGCCAGCGGCGCGTGGCCGGGCATGGTGGTGCCGCTGCAGGTCGGCGTGCTGCAGCTGCCGATTCCCAATGCGAAGCGGATGTGGAAGCTCGGCAAGACCCTGCGCAAGGCGATCGAGAGCTATCCGGAAGACCTGAAAGTGGCGATCTTCGCCACCGGCGGGCTGTCGCACCAGGTTCACGGCGAGCGCGCCGGCTTTCTCAACGAGGACTGGGACAACGAATTCCTCGATCTGCTGGAAAAGGACCCGGAGCGGCTCACTGCGATGCGGATCGCCGACTATGCGATCAAGGGCGGCATGGAAGGCGCTGAGGTGATCATGTGGCTGATCATGCGCGGCGCGCTGTCCGAGAACGTGAAGCTCGTGCACAGGCAGACCTACGCACCGTCGGTGACCAACATCGCTACCCTCGTGTTCGACGATCTCGGCGGCGCGCCCGACCCGCGGGAGGTCGCGGCCTATCGCGCGCATATCGGACATGAGCTCGCGGGCGCCGAGACGCTGGCTGGCACCTATCCCTTCACCCATGGCCGCAGCCAGGCCAATTTCCGCATCAACGACTTCCTGCACCGGCTCGTGATCCCCGCGCATCGCGCGAGATTCCTTGCGGAATTCGACGCGCTGGCGGACGAGCACGGTCTCACGGACGAGGAGCGCGACCTGATCCGCAACCGCCGCTGGATCGAGATGATCAGGCGGGGGGTCAGCTTCTTCGTGCTGGAGAAGATGGCGGCGGTGATCGGCGTCTCCAACCCGGAGGTCTACGCAGCCTTCCGCGGCGAGACGCTGGAAGCCTTTTTGAAGACCCGCAAGGTCCCGATGCGCTACTCCGTCGCCGGCGGCGCCAAGGCGGCCGCGATCGACGGACATTGA